A window of Nocardia arthritidis genomic DNA:
ACATCGCGAACGCTATCGCGGTGAACAACCCCGAGTGCTACCTGATGGTGGTGCTGGTCGACGAGCGTCCCGAAGAGGTCACCGATATGCAGCGTTCGGTGAAGGGCGAGGTCATCGCCTCGACCTTCGACCGCCCGCCGTCAGATCACACCTCGGTCGCCGAATTGGCCATCGAGCGCGCCAAGCGGCTCGTCGAGATGGGCAAAGACGTTGTGGTGCTGCTGGATTCGATCACTCGACTGGGTCGCGCGTACAACAACTCGTCGCCGGCTTCCGGTCGCATCCTGTCCGGTGGTGTCGACTCGACCGCGCTCTACCCGCCGAAGCGATTCCTCGGCGCGGCGCGCAATATCGAGAACGGTGGTTCGCTGACGATCATCGCCACCGCCATGGTGGAGACCGGTTCGACCGGTGACACGGTGATCTTCGAGGAGTTCAAGGGCACCGGTAACGCCGAACTCAAGCTGGACCGCAAGATCGCGGAGCGGCGAGTGTTCCCGGCGGTGGACGTCAACCCGTCCGGTACTCGTAAGGACGAGTTGCTGCTCAGCCCTGACGAGGCCGCGGTGCTGCACAAGTTGCGGCGCGTACTGTCCGGCCTGGATTCTCACCAGGCGATCGATCTGCTCATCGACCGTTTGAAGAAGTCCAAGAACAACCTCGAATTCCTGATGCAGGTCTCCAAGACCGCGCCGGGAGCGATCGACGAGTGAGTGCCGCTCGCGAGTGGCGGGGTGCCGCCACTCGAGCCACTCGCGAGCGACCAGCCGTCTACGACCGGTTATTCGGCCGAGGAAAGGGCCGGAAGTGACGGTCAAGGGCGGCATGCGAGGCGTATGAAATACTGTCCTGTCGGCATTTCCAGCAGGCGATAAATCTGCTCATGCAGAATTCCGAGAACAATCTCGATTTCCCAATTCAGGTCGGCGAGATCGCGTCGGATGCGTTCGAGCATCTGCCGCGCGGCCGAAGGGATCTCGCGTAGGCCGGGTCCCCTCGGCGTTCTCGGGGCGAAGAAGACGACGCCGATGACCGCCGCCCCGGCGACCATGAAGCCGGCGACGATGCCGAGCGGCGTCCCCTCCGCGCCGCTCGGCATCGAAAAGCCTTGCGCCTGGGCATAGTTCACAACGGCCGGGCCGAGATGCGCCGTAGGGTGCCTCGGTGCGGTCAGCCAGCCGACCGCGACAGTGAGAATCAGGCCGATGAAGATCGCCGCGGCGACTCGGGTGGTCATGATTTCTCCCTTCTGTCTCGGCACGCCGGTGTGCTGCCCGTATTCCTGTCGGATTCGCGCCGGAATCCGTATGTGAAACAAATCTACGAACGTCGCTGTTCGTGTACACGAGTAGCGGACTACCCGACTTCAGGGTTGCTCGAGCACGCCGAAGGCGCGTGCCCGGACTTCTTTGGGGTGTGCCGATTCGCCGTGCCGGTCTCGTTTGCGAGGATTCGGCCGGGGCGGGTGGCGCGCACCGCAGCGCTGATCGCGGACGGCCGCGCCGACCGGCGCGAGTAGTGCGCGGATACCGCGGCGCGCCGGGCGGGAACAAACTACTCACCGGGGGCGTTTTGGGTGCGTAACGGCTGGTCTGGCATACTGAACGGTCGTTGCGTCTGCTCCGCTGAGCAGACCTCCCGCCTAAGTCGGTTCCGGTTCACGTCCTGGCGAAATACGCGAGGGCGACCCGGCGACCAATATCGAGAGGACACCCATGAAGGCAGGAATCCATCCGGCGTATGTCGAGACCACGGTCGTCTGTGGTTGCGGCAACACCTTCCAGACTCGCAGCACCAAGGAGTCGGGACACATCACCGTCGAGGTCTGCTCGCAGTGCCACCCGTTCTACACGGGCAAGCAGAAGATCCTGGACACCGGTGGTCGCGTGGCCCGCTTCGAGGCCCGCTACGGCAAGCGCGCCGCCAAGAAGGCCGACGCCAAGTAGCTTCCGCGCCGACGCCCGGTCCTGCCAAGCAGGCCGGGCGTCGGTGTTTTTCTGTGAATTCCGGTCTGGGCCGGAATGACGGACCTTCCGCACGAATCACGGAAATCAAGAGGGAGCACCACAAGTGACGCAACCGTCCGCCATCGACGATGTGCTGGCCGAATATCAGGGCCTGGAAGCACAGCTGGCCGATCCGTCGCTACACAACGATGCGGGCGCCGCGCGCCGGGCGGGCAAGCGGTTCGCCGAGCTCGCCCCCGTCATGGCGACCTACAACAAACTCGAATCCGCCCGCGGCGACCTGGCCACCGCCCGGGAACTCGCCTCCGAGGACTCCGCCTTCGCCGCCGAGGTGCCCGAATTGCAGCGCCAGGTCGACGAACTCGAACAGGCCCTGGCCGACCTGCTGGCCCCGCGCGATCCACACGACGGCGACGATGTCGTACTCGAGGTGAAATCCGGTGAGGGCGGCGAGGAATCGGCGCTGTTCGCGGCCGATCTGGCCCGCATGTACGTCCGCTATGCCGAGCGGCACGGCTGGAAGGTGGAAATCCTCGATGCCACCGTCTCCGACCTAGGCGGATACAAGGAGGCCACGCTCTCGATCAAGAGTCGCGACGCGGCCCGCGACGGCGTGTGGTCGCGATTCAAATTCGAGGGCGGCGTGCACCGGGTACAGCGCGTCCCGGTGACCGAATCGCAGGGCCGCATCCACACCTCCGCCGCGGGCGTGCTCATCTACCCCGAACCGGATGAGGTGGAAGAGGTGCAGATCGACGAGTCCGATCTGCGCGTCGACGTCTACCGCTCCTCCGGTAAGGGCGGACAGGGCGTCAACACCACCGACTCGGCCGTCCGCATCACCCACCTACCCTCCGGCATCGTGGTGACCTGCCAGAACGAACGTTCCCAGCTACAGAACAAGATGCGCGCAATGCAGGTGCTCGCCGCAAGGCTGCAGGCATTGGCCGAGGAGCAGGCCGAGCAGGAGGCCGCCGCGGGCCGGGCCAGCCAGATCCGCACGGTCGACCGTTCCGAGCGCATCCGCACCTACAACTTCCCGGAGAACCGCATCACCGATCACCGCATCGGTTTCAAGGCGCACAACCTGGACGCGGTGCTCGACGGCGATATGGACGCGCTGCTCGACGCGCTCGGCAAGGCGGACCGCGAGGCCCGCATGGCCGCCGAGTGATACCGACGGCATGACCCGGCAAGCGCTGCGTCCGGCCATCAACGAGGCCGCCGCGAAACTGGCGGCGGCGGGCGTGCCGAGTCCGCGCGCCGACGCCGAACAGCTCGCCGCCCATCTGCTCGGTGTGCAGCGGGGCAGGCTGGCTCTGGTGCCGATGGTCGAGCCGGAGCTGCTCGACCGGTTCCGTGGGTTGATCGACCAACGCGCACAACGGATTCCGTTACAGCACCTGATCGGCGTCGCGGCCATGGGGGATATCGAACTCGCGGTCGGCCCAGGTGTTTTCGTGCCGCGGCCGGAGACCGAACTCCTATTCGCCTGGGCGCTGGCGCAATTGGCGACATTGCCGCACGACCACGCGCCGGTGGTCGTCGATCTGTGCACCGGGTCGGGTGCGCTGGCACTGGCCGTCGCGCATGCCAGGCCGGATGCGGAAGTCCATGCGGTGGAACTGGATCCGGCCGCGCTGCGGTGGGCGCGACGCAATGCCGACGCGCGGATCGCGGCGGGGGATACCGCGATCACACTGCACGCCGACGACGTCACCGCCCCGCATCTGCTGTCCGCACTCGACGGGCGGGTGGACATCGTGCTCTCGAATCCGCCCTATATTCCGGTCGGCGCGGTGCTGGAACCCGAAGTGGCCGAACATGATCCGCATCGAGCCCTATTCGGTGGCCCGGACGGCCTCGACGTGATCCGGCCGATGATCCCGACCATCGCGCGCCTGCTGCGCCCCGGTGGCGCGACAGCCATCGAACACGACGACACCAACGGCTCCGGCGTGGCCGCGCTGCTCGCCGACGGCGGTCGCTTCGTCGACGTCGTCGAGCATCCCGATCTGGCCGGAAAGCCGCGCTTCGTCGCCGCGACCCGGGGATGAGCCGTCCGAATTGTCCGCCGAAGCCCGGAAACCATTGGATTGACGGATGGACAACCACCCTGGGGGATGGTGGGCGGATCGGGAACCCGTGACAGGATGGTGGCCGTGAGTACCGTCTACGACTGCGCGGATCTCGATTCGCGCGCCGCCGGATTGACCGCGGCCACCAGTGCGCTGAAATCCGGGCGGCTGGTCGTGCTGCCCACCGACACGCTGTACGGACTGGCGGCCGACGCCTTCGACTCGTCCGCGGTGAGTTCGTTGCTCGCGGCCAAGCGCCGCGGCCGGGATATGCCGGTGCCGGTGCTGGTCGGTTCCTGGAACACCATCGACGGGCTGGTGTTCTCGGTGCGCCCGCAGGCCCGCGAGCTGATCCGCGCGTTCTGGCCGGGCGGCCTGAGTCTCGTTGTGCAGCAAGCGCCTTCGCTGGCCTGGGATCTCGGCGACACCCGAGGCACGGTGATGCTGCGGATGCCGCTGCACCCGGTAGCACTGGAACTGCTGCGCGAGGTGGGCCCGCTCGCGGTGTCGAGCGCCAACGTCTCCGGACAACCGCCCGCGAAGACCTCGGCCGAGGCCCGCGATCAGCTCGGCGACCTCGTCGACGTCTACCTCGACGGCGGCCCCGCCGCCCACGCCGTAGCCTCCACCATCGTCGACCTGACCTCCGACGAACCGCGCATCCTGCGCGAGGGCGCGGTATCCATCGCGCAGGTCGCCGAGGTACTCGGCATGTCCCCGGAATCACTCGCGCCGACGGCGTCGCGGTGAGGGTATGGCCCATCTGACAATCGGAGGCGAGATCATCGGATCGATCGGCTGGAGCTCGGTAGTTCCACTGCGCGAATTGATGCTCGTGCTGTTGATTTCGGCAACGGTCACCTTCCTGGCGACCGGCGGGATTCGGGTCATCGCAATTGCCTTCGGCGCGGTCGCGATACCGCGTGAGCGCGATGTGCACACCAAACCGATTCCGCGGATGGGCGGCTCGGGCATGTATATCGGCCTGGTGGCCGCGATCCTTTTTGCACACCAGTTGCCTGCGCTGCGAAGGGGATTCGACTATCGTCCCGACATCCGGGCGGTGCTGGTGGCGGCGACGCTCATCGTGCTGGTCGGCATCGTCGACGATCGCTGGGGCCTGGACGCGCTCACCAAGTTCGCCGGGCAGGTCACCGCGGCCGGCGTCATGGCGATGATGGGTCTGAGCTGGTACAACATCTACAACCCCTTCACCAACAGCACGGTCTCGTTGGATGCGTTGCAGGGTGGTCTCGTCACCGTTGCGATCACCGTCACCTTGATCAACGCGATGAATTTCGTGGACGGTCTGGACGGTCTGGCCGCCGGGCTCGGGTTGATTTGTGCCGCCGCGGTTTTCGTATTCGTCGTCGGATTGCTTTATGAACAGGGCGGATCGGTCGATACGTATCCGCCCGCACTGCTGGCCGCCGCGCTGGCTGGCGCCTGTCTCGGGTTTCTGCCGCACAATTTCTCACCGGCTCGAATATTCATGGGCGATTCCGGCTCGATGCTCATCGGCCTGGTGCTCGCCGCGGTGTCGACCGGTTCCTCGGGGCGAATTCCGTTGCAGGGTTACGGCACCCGCGACATTGTCGGTCTGCTCTCGCCGCTGTTGCTGGTCGGTGCGGTGATGTTTATTCCGGTGCTGGATCTGGTGCTGGCGATCATTCGGCGGGTGCGGGCGGGGTCAGCTTCTCCACTCCGGACAAAATGCATCTTCATCACAGACTGCTACAGATCGGACATTCACAGCGGCGCGTGGTGTTGCTCATCTATTTGTGGGTCGGCGTGCTCGCATTCGGTGCGGTGGGCACCTCGCTGATGCACTGGCAGCTGGTGGTGCTGCTGGTTGCGGGTGGATTGGTGTTCGCGCTGGTGGTGACCGCTATACCGGGTCTGCGGCGTGGGGAGGCCGCACGGGAGGAACAGCCGTCCAGGTAAAGTCGGGCATCGTGAATTCACCGATCAAACCCGTTGCCGGTCCCGACGCACCGCTGCGCGCCGCGCTGCGCTATGGGTTGATCGGGTTGGCGGTGCTGGTCGTGCTCGCCACCGTGATCGGTGCCGCTGCAGCCGGTTTGCCCGGTTTGTGGGGTGCGCTGCTCGGTGCGGCGATCGGCGGCGGATTCATTCTGACCACCGTCGCGGTGGTGTTGTTCGGCGCGAAATTGCCGCCGAGCACCGCCGGTTTGGTGATGCTGGTGAGCTGGGTCGGCAAGATCCTGGTGGTGCTGGTGGTCGTCGCGATCCTGAACCACTTCGATTTCTACAACCGGGTCGCGCTGTTCCTCACGGTGATCGGCGCACTGTTGATCGTGCTCGGCGCGGAGACGTTCGGCGTTGTGCGGCAGAAGGTTCCGTACGTGACGGTGCCGGATCCCGCCCCCGAATCGGGCGACCGCGTTGCCGATTGAGGGGTCCTGTGCTGGGATTACCCCACCCACCTACACGTTGTCGTAGATAACTTGGTAAAGTGTTGGTAAGCAAGCGACCAAGTGAGGGGCGATCGCAAAGATCGCGCTGATGGCCGCTATGCTTACTGCCGTGCCGGCCGCCCTGGTTTCGGGGCTCCGGTTCTGCATGTCGACGATGTCGCCGACACACGTACAGACGCCAGCGGCGGGTTCACCGCACAGCGAATGACGAATTTCGAGCCGACCTGAGTCGACCCAAATTGATCGTCAATGTCCGATCGAACCGCGGGAATGACCGTACCCGCGGCCCGAACACGGGAGAGAACGCTGAGCGTCACCACTATGGCGGGCGAGTTCCACGCGCCGTCGCTTACCGACTTCTTCCCTCCAGCTGTGCTGTTCGAGGGAACGCCGTTCGAACTCGATCGATTGATGCTGATCCGGATCGTGATGTCGGCGGTGCTGCTGATCGTGATGGTCTTGGCATTCCGAAATCCCCGCATCGTCCCGCGTGGGCTGCAGAACATCGCCGAATCCGGTTTGGTGTTCGTGAAGGAACAGATCTGCGACGAGGTGCTCGGTAAGGAGGCCGGTCGCAAGTTCTTCCCGTTGATCGCGACGATCTTCTTTACGGTTCTCTTTCTGAACTTCTCCAGCATCATTCCGTTCCTGAACATCTCGTCGAATGCCCGAATCGGCATGCCGCTGGTGCTGGCCGTGATCGCGTACCTGGCGTTCAACTACGTGGGTATCAAGAAGTACGGCTTCGTCAAGTACATGCGTAGCAGCGTCGTTGTTCCCGACGTTCCGCCCGCGTTTCACGTGTTGCTGATTCCGATCGAGTTCCTCTCGACCTTCATCCTGCGCCCCTTCACGCTGACGGTCCGACTCATGGCGAATATGCTGGCCGGACATATCATGCTGGTGCTGTTCTTCAGCGCCACCTGGTTCTTCCTGTTCGACGCGACATCCTGGATGAAGGTCTTCTCGCCGTTCTCGCTGCTGGCGGGATTCGGGTTCACGATGTTCGAGATGCTGGTCATTTTCCTGCAGGCGTACGTGTTCGCCCTGCTGACCGCCGTGTACATCGGACTCGCACAACACGCAGATTCGCACTGACCTGACCGCACAACTACCGGATACCTGCTACACCGCGCCGCCCGGCGGGTGAGCAACAGAAAGGGAAAGAAGACTCATGAGCCTCGCGTACCTGGCCCAGGAAGCCGCCTCCAACAGCGACAAGATCAAGGGCTATGGCGCCATCGGCTACGGTCTGGCCGCCATCGGCCCGGGCATCGGCGTCGGCATCGTCGTCGGTAAGGCCATCGAGGGCTTCGCGCGTCAGCCGGAGCTGCAGGGCACCATCCGCACCAACATGTTCCTCGGTATCGCGTTCACCGAGGCCCTCGCCCTCATCGGTCTCGTCGCCGGCTTCATTTTCTGATTCCGATGTACGAGATCACCATGCTCGCGGCGGATAAGGGTGAGGATGTGAATCCCCTTCTCCCCGAAACGTATGACATCGTCTGGTCGATCGTCTGCGTCGCGATTATCGCGGCTGTTTTCTACAAGTACGTGATTCCGCGTCTGATGAAGACGCTCGACGAACGTGCCGACAAGATCGAGGGCGGTATCCAGCGGGCCGAGGCCGCGCAGGAAGAAGCCCAGCTCACGCTGCAGCAGTACCAGCAGCAGTTGGCCGACGCCCGGCTCGAGGCCGCGAAGATCCGCGAGGACGCGCGACTCCAGGGCCAGCAGATCCTCGCGCAGATGCGCGCGGACGCCCAGGCCGAGAGCGACCGCATCGTCGCCGCCGGTCAC
This region includes:
- the rpmE gene encoding 50S ribosomal protein L31, yielding MKAGIHPAYVETTVVCGCGNTFQTRSTKESGHITVEVCSQCHPFYTGKQKILDTGGRVARFEARYGKRAAKKADAK
- a CDS encoding L-threonylcarbamoyladenylate synthase, producing MSTVYDCADLDSRAAGLTAATSALKSGRLVVLPTDTLYGLAADAFDSSAVSSLLAAKRRGRDMPVPVLVGSWNTIDGLVFSVRPQARELIRAFWPGGLSLVVQQAPSLAWDLGDTRGTVMLRMPLHPVALELLREVGPLAVSSANVSGQPPAKTSAEARDQLGDLVDVYLDGGPAAHAVASTIVDLTSDEPRILREGAVSIAQVAEVLGMSPESLAPTASR
- a CDS encoding ATP synthase F0 subunit C, with protein sequence MSLAYLAQEAASNSDKIKGYGAIGYGLAAIGPGIGVGIVVGKAIEGFARQPELQGTIRTNMFLGIAFTEALALIGLVAGFIF
- a CDS encoding F0F1 ATP synthase subunit B encodes the protein MYEITMLAADKGEDVNPLLPETYDIVWSIVCVAIIAAVFYKYVIPRLMKTLDERADKIEGGIQRAEAAQEEAQLTLQQYQQQLADARLEAAKIREDARLQGQQILAQMRADAQAESDRIVAAGHAQLEAQRQQILTELRSEVGRTAVDLAEKIIGQSVSDEAKQAASIEKFLTELDQTNAGIGVGR
- the prmC gene encoding peptide chain release factor N(5)-glutamine methyltransferase; amino-acid sequence: MTRQALRPAINEAAAKLAAAGVPSPRADAEQLAAHLLGVQRGRLALVPMVEPELLDRFRGLIDQRAQRIPLQHLIGVAAMGDIELAVGPGVFVPRPETELLFAWALAQLATLPHDHAPVVVDLCTGSGALALAVAHARPDAEVHAVELDPAALRWARRNADARIAAGDTAITLHADDVTAPHLLSALDGRVDIVLSNPPYIPVGAVLEPEVAEHDPHRALFGGPDGLDVIRPMIPTIARLLRPGGATAIEHDDTNGSGVAALLADGGRFVDVVEHPDLAGKPRFVAATRG
- the prfA gene encoding peptide chain release factor 1, producing MTQPSAIDDVLAEYQGLEAQLADPSLHNDAGAARRAGKRFAELAPVMATYNKLESARGDLATARELASEDSAFAAEVPELQRQVDELEQALADLLAPRDPHDGDDVVLEVKSGEGGEESALFAADLARMYVRYAERHGWKVEILDATVSDLGGYKEATLSIKSRDAARDGVWSRFKFEGGVHRVQRVPVTESQGRIHTSAAGVLIYPEPDEVEEVQIDESDLRVDVYRSSGKGGQGVNTTDSAVRITHLPSGIVVTCQNERSQLQNKMRAMQVLAARLQALAEEQAEQEAAAGRASQIRTVDRSERIRTYNFPENRITDHRIGFKAHNLDAVLDGDMDALLDALGKADREARMAAE
- the atpB gene encoding F0F1 ATP synthase subunit A, which encodes MAGEFHAPSLTDFFPPAVLFEGTPFELDRLMLIRIVMSAVLLIVMVLAFRNPRIVPRGLQNIAESGLVFVKEQICDEVLGKEAGRKFFPLIATIFFTVLFLNFSSIIPFLNISSNARIGMPLVLAVIAYLAFNYVGIKKYGFVKYMRSSVVVPDVPPAFHVLLIPIEFLSTFILRPFTLTVRLMANMLAGHIMLVLFFSATWFFLFDATSWMKVFSPFSLLAGFGFTMFEMLVIFLQAYVFALLTAVYIGLAQHADSH